AAAGCAGCAGGTGCCGCAGCAGTTAGACGCCACCCTATAAAAAATGACTGATAAGAGAGTACTGATTACGGGCGGAGCCGGCTTCCTGGGCTCCCACCTTTGCGACAGGTTTATCAAGGAAGGGTACAATGTGGTGGCTATGGACAACCTGATCACGGGTAGCCTCGATAACATAGAGCATCTGTTCAAGCTGCCCAATTTTGAGTTTTACCACCACGACGTCTCGAAGTTCGTGCATGTGCCGGGCAAGCTGGATTACATCCTGCACTTCGCCTCACCGGCCAGTCCGATCGATTACCTGAAAATCCCGATCCAGACGCTGAAGGTAGGGTCATTGGGAACGCACAACTTGCTTGGCCTGGCCAAGGCGAAAGGAGCGCGTATGCTCATTGCCTCCACTTCCGAGGTATATGGCGACCCGCTGGTGCATCCGCAGCGCGAAGACTATTGGGGCAACGTAAACCCGGTGGGGCCGCGCGGCTGCTACGACGAGGCAAAGCGCTTTCAGGAGGCCATCACCATGGCCTACCACATGCACCACAGCCTGGAGACGCGCATTGTGCGCATCTTCAACACCTACGGTCCGCGCATGCGCCTGGACGACGGTCGCGTATTGCCCGCTTTCCTGAGCCAGGCCCTGCGGGGCGAGCCGCTCAGTATTTTCGGAGACGGCAGCCAGACGCGCTCTTTCTGCTATGTGGACGACCTGGTGGAGGGCATCTACCGCCTGCTGCTTAGCGACTATCACCTGCCGGTGAACGTGGGCAACCCCTCCGAAATCACCATCAAAGAGTTTGCCGAGGAAATCTGCAAGCTGACAGGTGTGGAACTGAAGGTGGAGT
This window of the Pontibacter russatus genome carries:
- a CDS encoding UDP-glucuronic acid decarboxylase family protein produces the protein MTDKRVLITGGAGFLGSHLCDRFIKEGYNVVAMDNLITGSLDNIEHLFKLPNFEFYHHDVSKFVHVPGKLDYILHFASPASPIDYLKIPIQTLKVGSLGTHNLLGLAKAKGARMLIASTSEVYGDPLVHPQREDYWGNVNPVGPRGCYDEAKRFQEAITMAYHMHHSLETRIVRIFNTYGPRMRLDDGRVLPAFLSQALRGEPLSIFGDGSQTRSFCYVDDLVEGIYRLLLSDYHLPVNVGNPSEITIKEFAEEICKLTGVELKVEYQPLPKDDPQKRQPDITKAREILGWEPQVDRAEGLKRTLEYFRDKIELPASQEA